The following are encoded together in the Bradyrhizobium genosp. L genome:
- a CDS encoding DUF3606 domain-containing protein — MISKRKPAYFRNALDLSDKVQVKVLRRRLKLSNEQLTSVVRKSGNSISAIAKECTKA, encoded by the coding sequence ATGATCAGCAAGCGCAAGCCCGCCTATTTCCGCAACGCGCTGGATTTGAGCGACAAGGTGCAGGTCAAGGTTCTGCGCCGACGTCTCAAACTATCGAATGAGCAGCTCACCAGCGTCGTTCGCAAATCGGGCAATTCCATCTCGGCAATTGCCAAGGAATGCACGAAAGCATAG
- a CDS encoding zinc-binding dehydrogenase: protein MKAAVLKSFGSALAIEEIAAPVIGTGEVIVDVVATRVLSYANEVFSGARNYLLELPAVPGPGGVGRVRAIGPDATHLAVGDWVYCDPTFRARDDSISPDITLQGWSARGEGGLKLQRYFRHGSFAEQTLLPTENVKRIGSIDAADAPRWCALGTCLVPYGGFLAARLQPGETVLVSGATGNFGSAAVAVALAMGAACVIAPGRNEKVLADLVRRFGPRVRTVRLSGNEADDRERMRRTAPGPIDCVIDLMPPEVSTTTVRAAIMTVRPYGRVVLMGGVGMLGGPGLDLPYPWIMRECVSIHGVWMYPPEATFGLVNLARAGLLPLDQFELATFDLDHANEAVTHAAANSGPFKMTVLTP from the coding sequence ATGAAAGCAGCAGTCTTGAAATCATTTGGTTCGGCGCTGGCCATCGAGGAGATCGCCGCGCCGGTCATCGGCACCGGCGAGGTCATCGTCGACGTGGTCGCAACGCGCGTGCTGTCCTATGCCAACGAGGTCTTCAGCGGCGCGCGCAACTATCTGCTCGAGCTGCCCGCCGTTCCCGGCCCCGGCGGTGTCGGGCGGGTGCGCGCAATCGGGCCCGACGCGACGCATCTCGCGGTCGGCGATTGGGTCTATTGCGATCCGACCTTTCGCGCGCGCGACGACAGCATCTCGCCCGACATCACGCTGCAGGGCTGGAGCGCGCGCGGCGAAGGCGGCCTCAAGCTGCAGCGATATTTCCGCCACGGCTCGTTTGCCGAGCAGACGCTGCTGCCGACCGAGAACGTCAAGCGGATCGGCAGCATCGACGCGGCCGATGCGCCGCGATGGTGCGCGCTCGGCACCTGCCTCGTGCCCTATGGCGGCTTCCTGGCGGCGCGGCTGCAGCCGGGCGAGACCGTGCTGGTCTCCGGCGCGACCGGCAATTTCGGCAGCGCCGCGGTTGCCGTCGCGCTCGCGATGGGCGCCGCTTGCGTGATCGCGCCCGGCCGTAACGAGAAGGTGCTGGCGGATCTGGTCCGCCGCTTTGGGCCGCGCGTGCGCACCGTGCGGCTCAGCGGCAACGAAGCCGACGATCGTGAGCGCATGCGGCGCACTGCGCCCGGCCCGATCGACTGCGTCATCGACCTGATGCCGCCGGAGGTCTCGACCACGACGGTGCGCGCCGCCATCATGACGGTGCGCCCCTACGGTCGTGTCGTGCTGATGGGCGGCGTCGGCATGCTGGGCGGACCGGGGCTCGACCTGCCCTATCCCTGGATCATGCGCGAATGCGTCAGCATTCACGGCGTCTGGATGTATCCGCCGGAGGCGACCTTCGGCCTCGTCAACCTCGCCCGCGCCGGCCTGTTGCCACTCGATCAGTTCGAGCTGGCGACGTTCGACCTCGACCACGCCAACGAGGCCGTCACCCACGCCGCCGCCAATAGCGGACCGTTCAAGATGACGGTGCTGACGCCATAG
- a CDS encoding VWA domain-containing protein, with product MVGEPTKPKSGSEVRKPGALPEARTSTADDIAAFVAQAHAMSPHRAGARGRLVFALDATMSRQPTWDLACTLQADMFREAAALGSLDIRLVYYRGFDECRASGWISDSGQLAKLMSKIDCRGGNTQIGKVLAETRREAVAAGVRALVFVGDAMEEHVDELCAKAGELGLLKVPVFMFQEGEDAAAEQAFREIARLTGGAWCRFDPGAAGQLRELLRAAAAYAAGGRDALLQLAKSTSGAAKLIGQMK from the coding sequence ATGGTCGGCGAGCCAACCAAACCCAAATCCGGATCCGAGGTGCGCAAACCCGGCGCCCTGCCGGAGGCTCGGACCTCGACTGCCGACGACATCGCGGCCTTTGTCGCACAGGCCCACGCGATGTCGCCGCATCGCGCCGGCGCGCGCGGCCGGCTGGTGTTCGCGCTCGACGCCACCATGAGCCGGCAACCGACCTGGGATCTGGCCTGCACGCTGCAGGCGGACATGTTCCGCGAGGCGGCGGCGCTCGGCAGCCTCGACATCCGCCTGGTCTATTATCGCGGCTTCGACGAGTGCCGCGCGAGCGGCTGGATTTCCGACAGCGGCCAGCTCGCGAAACTGATGAGCAAGATCGATTGCCGCGGCGGCAACACGCAGATCGGCAAGGTGCTGGCCGAGACGCGCCGCGAGGCGGTCGCGGCCGGCGTGCGTGCGCTGGTCTTCGTCGGCGACGCCATGGAGGAGCATGTCGACGAGCTGTGCGCGAAGGCCGGAGAGCTGGGCCTGCTCAAGGTGCCCGTCTTCATGTTCCAGGAGGGCGAGGACGCCGCGGCCGAGCAGGCGTTTCGCGAGATCGCGCGGCTGACCGGCGGCGCCTGGTGCAGGTTCGATCCCGGCGCAGCCGGCCAGCTCAGGGAATTGCTGCGCGCTGCGGCAGCCTATGCCGCCGGCGGCCGCGATGCGCTGCTGCAGCTCGCCAAATCGACCAGCGGCGCGGCCAAGCTGATCGGCCAGATGAAATAG
- a CDS encoding DnaJ domain-containing protein, with protein MPTLIAGVIAVVVLYSALQMFRAANPAVLARAIKIVGGVLALAVAAFTGIRGELAVAIPLGIFGAGLLGWSPFGTTGLPNFGGLFGGGAQRTAGQSSRVRSHYLDMSLDHSSGVLKGRIVDGPQAGHMLDEFDLAQLLAMVPSFDAESVALLESYLDRRFPAWRQDAQGNRAGGQRRATATGKMTEEEAYQILGLQPGASREDVTRAHRTLMKKLHPDQGGSTYLAARVNEAKDTLFRTHL; from the coding sequence ATGCCAACCCTGATTGCCGGCGTCATCGCCGTTGTCGTCCTTTACTCCGCGCTGCAGATGTTTCGTGCGGCCAATCCGGCCGTGCTGGCGCGCGCGATCAAGATCGTGGGCGGGGTGCTGGCGCTGGCGGTCGCAGCCTTCACCGGCATCAGGGGCGAGCTCGCGGTCGCGATTCCGCTCGGCATCTTCGGCGCCGGACTGCTCGGCTGGTCGCCGTTCGGGACGACGGGCCTGCCGAATTTCGGCGGCCTGTTCGGTGGCGGCGCGCAGCGAACGGCGGGACAGAGCTCGCGGGTGCGCTCGCACTATCTCGATATGAGCCTCGACCACAGCAGCGGCGTGCTCAAGGGCCGGATCGTCGACGGACCGCAGGCCGGCCACATGCTCGACGAGTTCGATCTGGCGCAGCTGCTCGCGATGGTGCCGAGCTTCGACGCCGAGAGCGTCGCCTTACTTGAAAGCTATCTGGACCGCCGGTTTCCCGCCTGGCGTCAGGACGCGCAGGGCAACCGGGCAGGGGGGCAGCGCCGGGCGACGGCGACCGGAAAAATGACTGAGGAGGAGGCCTATCAGATCCTTGGCCTGCAGCCGGGGGCGTCGCGTGAGGACGTCACCCGAGCCCACCGCACCCTGATGAAGAAACTCCATCCCGACCAGGGGGGGTCGACGTATCTCGCGGCCCGTGTCAACGAGGCCAAGGATACTCTGTTTCGCACGCATCTCTAA
- a CDS encoding ArsR/SmtB family transcription factor, protein MAKDNVQLAALGDPTRRRIFELVGARPRTVVEITRELTVSQSAVSQHLKVLRESRLVRAEPKGASNVYHIDPAGLGQMRAWLDRFWSSTLAAYKVAVEKPREGEQ, encoded by the coding sequence ATGGCTAAAGACAATGTGCAACTAGCTGCCCTGGGCGATCCTACCCGCAGGCGGATATTCGAGCTGGTGGGGGCGCGGCCTCGCACCGTCGTCGAGATCACGCGAGAACTGACGGTCTCTCAATCGGCCGTCTCACAGCATCTCAAGGTGCTGCGTGAATCTCGCCTGGTTCGTGCCGAGCCGAAGGGTGCGAGCAACGTTTATCACATCGATCCGGCAGGGCTTGGCCAGATGCGCGCCTGGCTCGACCGGTTCTGGAGCAGCACACTGGCAGCCTACAAAGTGGCGGTCGAAAAACCACGCGAGGGAGAGCAATGA
- a CDS encoding SRPBCC family protein has translation MNTRVSPAPIKQSIVVEAPIERAFKVFTEDFGSFKPREHNLLAVPIAETVFEARVGGHIYDRGIDGSECRWARVLAFEPPHRLLLSWDISPRWQIETNPDKTSEWEVRFIAETPSRTRLELEHRHLERHGEGWEAERAAVESDQGWPLYLRRFAELIAREA, from the coding sequence ATGAACACACGTGTATCGCCTGCGCCGATCAAACAGTCCATCGTGGTCGAGGCGCCCATCGAGCGCGCATTCAAGGTCTTCACCGAAGACTTCGGCAGCTTCAAGCCGCGCGAGCACAATCTGCTTGCCGTCCCGATCGCGGAGACCGTGTTCGAGGCTCGGGTGGGCGGGCACATCTATGATCGGGGTATCGACGGCAGCGAATGCCGCTGGGCGCGCGTGCTGGCCTTTGAGCCGCCCCATCGGCTGCTCCTAAGCTGGGACATCAGCCCGCGCTGGCAAATCGAGACCAATCCCGACAAGACCAGTGAATGGGAGGTGCGGTTCATCGCCGAGACGCCAAGCCGGACTCGGTTGGAGCTGGAGCACCGCCACCTCGAACGGCATGGCGAGGGCTGGGAAGCCGAACGCGCAGCCGTCGAGAGCGATCAGGGCTGGCCGCTCTATCTCCGGCGGTTTGCCGAACTCATCGCCCGCGAGGCCTGA
- a CDS encoding AraC family transcriptional regulator, translating into MSSSAAIDLGFRGAAVALSLLIAGVLLRDRRDTAARLSAALLISVAASAISEAPGFPRPWPYWALIVLALSSGGAVVFWLWARATFDDDFMLRPWHGTLLVAVAGTQLFDVWPTRAGLRGGLDRPLSFVYLGLTVLAAAQTLATWRADLVAGRRRLRAVVLLGASAYSIAAFLHKLLPASVSDSSIWSIANAFAVWLLLSLSAWSLLQAARTQPRSGLLPTTGGLQGDIDAAPPERQDKPSAIDPDLLRRLQRLMTVERAYRREGLTIGALSAELGVQDYRLRQLINEGLGYRNFNAFLNHYRIDEAKAALADPGQKQVPVLTIAMDAGFQSLGPFNRAFKAATDVTPTEFRRLALAGHASQPGKGDDDRID; encoded by the coding sequence GTGAGTAGCAGCGCGGCGATCGATCTGGGGTTTCGCGGCGCCGCCGTCGCGTTGTCGTTGCTGATCGCAGGCGTGCTGCTGCGCGACCGCCGTGACACGGCGGCGCGCCTGAGTGCCGCGCTGCTCATCAGTGTCGCGGCCTCGGCGATCTCCGAGGCGCCGGGATTTCCGCGGCCATGGCCATATTGGGCCCTGATCGTGCTGGCCTTGTCCAGCGGCGGGGCGGTCGTGTTCTGGCTCTGGGCGCGCGCGACCTTCGATGACGATTTCATGCTGCGGCCCTGGCACGGCACCTTGCTGGTCGCCGTTGCCGGCACGCAATTGTTTGACGTCTGGCCGACACGCGCGGGGCTCAGGGGCGGTCTCGATCGACCGCTGTCGTTTGTCTATCTTGGCCTCACTGTCCTGGCTGCGGCACAGACGCTCGCGACGTGGCGGGCGGACCTGGTGGCCGGACGGCGGCGGTTGCGCGCCGTCGTCCTGCTCGGCGCATCGGCCTATAGCATTGCTGCCTTTCTCCACAAGCTTTTGCCCGCCTCGGTTTCCGATTCCTCCATTTGGAGTATCGCCAATGCGTTCGCGGTGTGGCTGCTGTTGAGCCTCAGTGCATGGAGCCTGCTTCAGGCAGCGAGAACGCAACCACGATCCGGCCTTCTCCCAACGACCGGCGGTCTCCAGGGAGATATCGACGCTGCGCCGCCCGAGCGGCAGGACAAGCCGTCCGCGATCGATCCCGACTTGTTGCGCCGGTTGCAGCGGTTGATGACCGTGGAGCGCGCCTATCGGCGTGAAGGACTGACCATCGGCGCGCTGTCCGCCGAACTGGGCGTTCAGGACTACCGGCTGCGGCAGCTGATCAATGAGGGGCTCGGGTACCGCAACTTCAATGCCTTCCTCAATCACTACCGGATCGATGAAGCCAAGGCGGCCCTGGCCGATCCCGGGCAAAAGCAGGTGCCGGTGCTGACCATCGCCATGGATGCCGGCTTCCAGTCGCTCGGCCCGTTCAATCGGGCCTTCAAGGCGGCCACCGACGTGACGCCCACCGAATTCCGCCGCCTTGCGCTGGCCGGCCACGCGTCCCAACCGGGAAAGGGAGATGACGACCGAATTGATTGA
- a CDS encoding division plane positioning ATPase MipZ gives MLVQASQGQSGSAHVVVLGNEKGGSGKSTTALHVAVALLKAGQRVASIDLDCRQQSFTRYIDNRRAWARRSGLDLELPVHTCIKYGETMQIEDNENAEFQQFMEAVSRVEREFDFIVIDTPGSDSYLMRLAHSMADTLVTPINDSFLDFDVLGTVDPATYAVTGESHYAEMVRDTRRKRRQLDGSSTDWIVVRNRLSMLGSRNKQLVADGLKQLSLRLGFRSVDGFAERVVYREFFPRGLTALDDIDELTLGTRPSMGHVTAREEVMNLLRQLKLPLDERGRRRAANRAEWFSQVDKPLELHDIL, from the coding sequence ATGTTAGTGCAGGCCAGTCAGGGTCAATCCGGCTCCGCGCACGTCGTCGTGCTCGGGAACGAGAAGGGCGGTTCGGGAAAATCGACCACCGCCCTGCATGTCGCCGTTGCGCTGTTGAAGGCCGGGCAGCGCGTCGCCAGCATCGATCTCGACTGCCGCCAGCAAAGCTTCACCCGCTACATCGACAACCGCCGGGCCTGGGCGCGGCGCTCGGGGCTCGACCTCGAACTCCCCGTCCACACCTGCATCAAATACGGCGAGACGATGCAGATCGAGGACAATGAGAACGCCGAGTTCCAGCAGTTCATGGAAGCGGTGAGCCGGGTGGAGCGCGAGTTTGATTTCATCGTCATCGATACGCCGGGCTCCGACAGCTATTTGATGCGGCTGGCGCACTCGATGGCCGATACGCTGGTGACGCCGATCAACGACAGCTTCCTCGATTTCGACGTGCTCGGCACCGTCGATCCCGCCACCTATGCGGTGACCGGCGAGAGCCATTACGCGGAGATGGTGCGTGACACCAGGCGCAAGCGACGCCAGCTCGACGGCTCCTCGACCGACTGGATCGTGGTCCGCAACCGGCTGTCGATGCTCGGCTCGCGCAACAAGCAGCTCGTCGCCGACGGGCTCAAGCAATTGTCGCTGCGGCTCGGGTTCCGCTCGGTCGATGGTTTCGCGGAACGCGTGGTCTATCGCGAGTTCTTTCCGCGCGGGCTGACCGCGCTCGACGACATCGACGAACTGACGCTCGGCACCCGCCCGAGCATGGGCCATGTCACCGCACGCGAGGAGGTGATGAACCTGTTGCGCCAGCTCAAGCTGCCGCTCGACGAGCGCGGCCGCCGCCGCGCCGCCAACCGCGCCGAATGGTTCAGCCAGGTCGACAAGCCGCTGGAGCTTCACGACATCCTGTAG
- a CDS encoding alpha/beta fold hydrolase, with amino-acid sequence MDVIERNNVRVHGSGDRAMMFAHGFGCDQNMWRFVAPAFEDDYRTVLFDQVGAGGSDLLSYDKAKYSTLGGYADDVVEIGRKLGLQDAVFVGHSVSAMIGALAVPKAPGMFGKLVMIGPSARYIDDGDYVGGFGASQIEELLQFLEANHMGWSAQMAPAIMGNADRPELGEELTNSFCRTDPAIAKAFARVTFMSDNRADLPGVDVPTLILQCSEDVIAPQAAGEFVHGSIPKSRFVVLEATGHCPNLSAPDEVIAAMRTFV; translated from the coding sequence ATGGACGTGATCGAGCGAAACAATGTCCGGGTTCATGGCTCGGGCGACAGGGCGATGATGTTCGCCCATGGTTTCGGCTGCGATCAGAACATGTGGCGGTTCGTGGCTCCGGCGTTCGAGGACGACTACCGGACCGTCCTGTTCGACCAGGTCGGGGCCGGCGGATCTGATCTCCTGTCCTACGACAAGGCAAAATATTCGACGCTCGGCGGCTACGCCGACGATGTCGTCGAAATCGGCCGCAAACTCGGATTGCAGGATGCGGTCTTCGTCGGCCATTCGGTCAGCGCGATGATCGGTGCGCTGGCGGTGCCGAAGGCGCCCGGCATGTTCGGCAAGCTCGTGATGATCGGGCCGTCAGCCAGGTACATCGACGACGGCGACTATGTCGGCGGCTTCGGCGCCAGCCAGATCGAGGAGCTTCTGCAGTTTCTGGAAGCCAATCACATGGGCTGGTCTGCGCAGATGGCGCCGGCGATCATGGGCAACGCGGATCGCCCCGAGCTCGGCGAAGAACTGACCAACAGCTTCTGCCGGACCGATCCTGCGATCGCCAAGGCCTTTGCCCGTGTCACCTTCATGTCCGACAACCGCGCGGACCTGCCGGGCGTCGACGTTCCGACGCTCATTCTCCAGTGCAGCGAGGACGTCATCGCGCCACAGGCGGCAGGCGAGTTCGTCCACGGCAGCATTCCCAAGAGCCGCTTCGTCGTTCTCGAGGCCACCGGCCATTGCCCGAACCTCAGCGCGCCCGACGAGGTGATTGCGGCCATGCGAACCTTCGTCTGA
- a CDS encoding helix-turn-helix transcriptional regulator: MATSRQSELGDFLRSRRQKLTPKLVGVPVGRRRRTPGLRREEVAELAGIGVDWYIRLEQGRSVSPSTTTIDALARALRLGKAEHAHLRALAKDSDRKPFVPETVPPAIRRAVESLNQPAYVTGRRWDVLAWNAAAEEIFAFGRLPEGERNTLVHVLTNPATRRLFGAGWAKEARRMVAQFRRTHDLWAGDPAFLDLLARLRAGCPEFEEWWGTHDIGTSVAGRKVLSHPKRGRLSFEHASFQANDDPGLKLIIYTEIT, from the coding sequence ATGGCCACGTCCCGGCAGAGCGAGCTTGGTGACTTCCTGCGCTCGCGGCGGCAGAAGCTGACGCCGAAGCTCGTCGGCGTTCCCGTGGGACGGCGGCGCCGCACGCCCGGCCTGCGCCGCGAGGAGGTCGCCGAGCTCGCCGGCATCGGGGTCGACTGGTACATCCGGCTCGAGCAGGGCCGCTCGGTCAGCCCGTCAACCACCACGATCGACGCGCTGGCGCGGGCGCTGCGGCTCGGCAAGGCCGAGCACGCGCATCTGCGGGCGCTCGCGAAGGACAGCGACCGCAAGCCGTTCGTGCCCGAGACCGTGCCGCCTGCGATCCGCCGTGCGGTCGAGAGCCTCAACCAGCCGGCTTACGTCACGGGGCGGCGCTGGGACGTGCTGGCCTGGAATGCCGCCGCCGAGGAGATCTTCGCCTTCGGCCGGCTGCCGGAGGGCGAGCGCAACACGCTGGTTCACGTGCTCACCAATCCCGCGACTCGCCGGCTGTTTGGCGCCGGCTGGGCCAAGGAGGCGCGCCGGATGGTGGCGCAATTCCGCCGTACCCACGACCTCTGGGCCGGCGATCCCGCCTTCCTCGACCTGTTGGCGCGGCTCCGCGCCGGCTGCCCGGAATTCGAGGAATGGTGGGGGACCCATGACATCGGGACCAGCGTTGCCGGCCGAAAGGTGCTGAGCCACCCCAAGCGCGGTCGGCTCAGCTTCGAGCACGCCAGCTTCCAGGCCAACGACGATCCGGGGTTGAAGCTGATTATTTACACCGAAATCACCTGA
- the panC gene encoding pantoate--beta-alanine ligase, translated as MPSNPTVVRTVPALRRALDALRARKATVALVPTMGALHDGHVSLVRQARRRAKRVVVSIFVNPTQFAPTEDFGSYPRTWKEDIAKLAAEDVDLVWHPEVKAMYPNGFATRIVPEGPATAGLEDRFRPHFFGGVATVVGKLFTQVRPDVAIFGEKDFQQLRVVTQMAADLDLGVKVIGSKTVRERDGLAMSSRNVYLSPDERRTAPVLHQAMKDVAARLRAGEAAGTAVAAGAAAISAAGFVLDYLEVRHAATLAPIGSLKEGPMRMLVAARLGATRLIDNIAV; from the coding sequence ATGCCGAGCAATCCCACAGTCGTCCGCACCGTCCCTGCCCTGCGTCGGGCCCTCGATGCGCTTCGCGCCCGGAAAGCGACCGTCGCGCTGGTCCCAACCATGGGGGCCCTGCATGACGGCCATGTGTCGCTGGTTCGCCAGGCCAGGCGGCGCGCCAAGCGCGTCGTGGTCTCGATCTTCGTCAATCCGACGCAGTTCGCGCCGACCGAGGATTTTGGCTCCTATCCGCGCACCTGGAAGGAGGACATCGCCAAGCTCGCCGCCGAAGATGTCGACCTGGTCTGGCACCCCGAGGTGAAGGCGATGTACCCGAATGGCTTCGCGACGCGGATCGTACCGGAAGGACCGGCCACCGCCGGGCTCGAGGATCGCTTCCGGCCGCATTTCTTCGGCGGCGTCGCGACCGTGGTCGGCAAGCTGTTCACCCAAGTCCGGCCCGACGTCGCGATCTTCGGCGAGAAGGATTTTCAGCAGCTCCGTGTCGTGACCCAGATGGCCGCGGACCTCGACCTCGGCGTCAAGGTGATCGGCTCCAAGACGGTGCGGGAGCGCGATGGGCTCGCGATGTCCTCGCGCAACGTCTATCTCTCGCCCGACGAGCGGCGCACGGCGCCTGTGCTGCACCAGGCGATGAAGGACGTGGCCGCGCGCCTGCGCGCCGGCGAGGCCGCTGGAACCGCGGTGGCCGCCGGCGCCGCCGCGATCTCGGCGGCCGGCTTCGTGCTCGACTATCTCGAGGTCCGCCATGCCGCGACCTTGGCGCCGATCGGCTCGCTGAAGGAGGGCCCGATGCGGATGCTGGTGGCGGCCAGGCTCGGCGCGACGCGGCTGATCGACAACATCGCGGTCTAG
- a CDS encoding alpha/beta hydrolase family protein encodes MKRGIAVLLSLSVVVTAAYFTASKWAIRHETIMFKDPTRDERPVAVDVAVRFDKEMQANAGMITLPVAILNHGNTVKFTEYSFLANVFAARGYLAISIQNDLPQDGPMVTKVGELYVGRLPQYQRGITNIKFAVEQMKKVQPNADYSKLTMVGHSNGGDIAMYFAKQYPDEIKKVVTLDNLRVPFMTDGKFKILSFRSHDSQFKPDPGVVPDADECEKAGITVVNTNFQHNDMRDTGPDQAKTSIEAMLDKFLADTDSDVAPVDTRNAPPKILEPGPVSLYVPVEKADKPQTLVEKVKKAVLPLKKTEKDPSEATN; translated from the coding sequence ATGAAGCGTGGAATTGCCGTTCTGCTTTCGCTGTCCGTGGTGGTCACAGCGGCCTACTTCACCGCGAGTAAGTGGGCGATCCGTCATGAAACCATCATGTTCAAGGATCCGACCCGCGACGAGCGGCCGGTCGCGGTCGACGTCGCCGTGCGCTTCGACAAGGAAATGCAGGCCAACGCCGGCATGATCACGCTGCCGGTGGCGATCCTCAATCACGGTAATACCGTGAAATTCACCGAATATTCCTTCCTCGCGAACGTGTTCGCCGCGCGCGGCTATCTGGCAATCAGCATCCAGAACGATCTGCCGCAGGACGGCCCGATGGTGACTAAGGTCGGCGAGCTCTATGTCGGCCGGCTGCCGCAGTATCAGCGCGGCATCACCAACATCAAATTCGCCGTCGAGCAGATGAAGAAGGTCCAGCCCAACGCGGACTACAGCAAGCTGACCATGGTCGGCCATTCCAATGGCGGCGACATCGCGATGTATTTCGCCAAGCAGTATCCGGACGAGATCAAGAAGGTGGTGACGCTCGACAATCTGCGCGTGCCGTTCATGACCGACGGCAAGTTCAAGATTCTGTCGTTCCGTTCGCATGACTCGCAGTTCAAGCCCGATCCCGGCGTCGTGCCGGATGCCGACGAGTGCGAGAAGGCCGGCATCACCGTCGTGAACACCAATTTCCAGCACAACGACATGCGCGACACCGGCCCGGATCAGGCCAAGACCTCGATCGAGGCCATGCTCGACAAATTCCTCGCCGACACCGACAGCGACGTCGCGCCGGTCGACACGCGGAATGCGCCGCCGAAGATCCTGGAGCCGGGCCCGGTGTCGCTCTACGTGCCGGTCGAGAAGGCCGACAAGCCGCAGACGCTGGTCGAGAAGGTCAAGAAGGCGGTGCTGCCGCTGAAGAAGACCGAGAAGGATCCGTCCGAGGCCACCAACTGA
- a CDS encoding MAPEG family protein, protein MAAYSFSIVGVLILCLLSIVLAVHSGSSKGRAGALSGPVLPADDDNLLYRIDRVHMNTVEALTPFVVPALLAMMVGVRPITLAALVWIYVAIRLIHVAVYLRGGNAAKGGSVRTILYVAGALVTVVLIATTTVAAIG, encoded by the coding sequence ATGGCTGCTTACTCGTTTAGCATCGTAGGAGTGCTCATCCTCTGCCTCCTGTCGATCGTGCTCGCGGTTCATTCGGGATCGTCCAAAGGCAGGGCGGGAGCACTCTCCGGACCTGTCCTGCCGGCGGATGACGACAACCTGCTCTACCGCATCGATCGCGTTCATATGAACACGGTCGAAGCGCTAACACCTTTCGTCGTCCCGGCTCTACTGGCGATGATGGTGGGGGTACGGCCGATCACGCTTGCCGCGCTCGTATGGATCTACGTCGCGATCCGCCTGATCCACGTTGCGGTCTACCTGCGCGGCGGCAACGCTGCCAAAGGCGGCAGCGTCAGAACAATTCTCTATGTTGCAGGGGCACTCGTCACCGTCGTTCTCATTGCGACGACCACTGTGGCTGCCATCGGCTAA
- a CDS encoding PAS domain-containing sensor histidine kinase: protein MFENAPCGYVVLLTNGRVERVNRTMLGWTGHTADQMVGNRFSDFLNIAGRIFYETHIAPLLRMQGYFNEFAVDVVGADGKPVQMIANAHEGRDAAGKPLFVRLALIKATDRRRYENQLLQARDEATVSLADERATSKLREQFIAVLGHDLRNPLASISAGARILGRDAKTDREHQVVAMLQSTVVRMAGLIDNVLDFARGRLGGGITLNRDARAPLEPVLHQVIDELRLSSPGRDIIELYAIDAPVNCDRSRIGQLVSNLVGNAVTHGASNQPIRVQAATDAGSFRLTVTNGGDPIPQDAMAKLFEPFFRGEVRASRQGLGLGLHIASQIAKAHDGALTVSSTANETCFSFVMPLR from the coding sequence ATGTTCGAGAACGCGCCCTGCGGCTACGTGGTGCTGCTGACGAACGGACGCGTCGAGCGTGTCAATCGAACCATGCTCGGTTGGACCGGACATACGGCCGATCAGATGGTCGGCAATCGGTTCAGCGACTTCCTCAACATCGCCGGACGCATCTTCTACGAAACCCACATCGCGCCGCTGCTGCGGATGCAGGGCTACTTCAACGAGTTCGCCGTTGACGTCGTCGGTGCGGACGGCAAGCCGGTGCAGATGATCGCCAACGCCCACGAGGGACGGGACGCAGCGGGGAAGCCGCTGTTCGTGCGTCTGGCGTTGATCAAGGCCACGGACCGGCGGCGCTACGAAAACCAGCTGCTTCAGGCGCGCGACGAGGCGACCGTCAGCCTCGCGGACGAACGGGCGACTTCCAAGCTGCGGGAGCAGTTTATCGCGGTGCTCGGCCACGACCTGCGCAACCCTCTCGCCTCGATCAGTGCCGGCGCCCGCATTCTCGGACGGGACGCCAAGACCGACAGGGAGCATCAAGTCGTGGCGATGCTCCAAAGCACCGTCGTACGCATGGCCGGCCTGATCGACAACGTCCTCGATTTCGCGCGCGGTCGGTTGGGAGGCGGCATTACCCTCAACCGCGATGCCAGAGCGCCGCTGGAGCCGGTGCTGCACCAGGTCATCGACGAGCTACGCTTGTCGTCCCCCGGGCGGGACATCATCGAACTTTATGCCATCGACGCCCCGGTGAATTGCGACAGGTCTCGCATCGGACAATTGGTCTCGAACCTCGTCGGCAACGCCGTGACGCACGGCGCGTCCAACCAGCCGATACGCGTTCAGGCAGCGACGGACGCAGGATCGTTCAGACTGACTGTTACCAATGGCGGCGATCCGATCCCCCAAGACGCGATGGCCAAACTCTTCGAGCCGTTCTTCCGGGGAGAAGTTCGCGCCAGCCGCCAGGGGCTTGGCCTGGGCCTGCACATAGCCTCGCAAATCGCGAAAGCCCACGACGGCGCGCTTACCGTCAGCTCGACCGCAAACGAAACGTGCTTCAGCTTCGTCATGCCGCTTCGGTAA